Sequence from the Sphingomonas suaedae genome:
CGACGGCGAGATGGGCTATCCCGGCACACTGACGGTCGATGCGATCCACTTGCTCGACGAGAAGAACCATCTCACCATCGAATATCGCGCCACCACCGACAAGGCGACCGTCGTCAACCTGACCAACCACAATTACTGGAACCTGTCGGGCGAAGGGTCGGCGAATGGCGCGATGGGCCATGTCGTGATGATCCCGGCGCAGACCTATCTACCGACCGACGACGGTGCGATCCCGACCGGCGAATTCAAGTCGGTCGCGGGCACCGTGTTCGATTTCCGCACGCCGCGCGCGGTGGGCGACCGGGTTCGCGATGCCAGGGACCAGCAGATCGTTTGGGGTCGCGGCTATGATCACAACTGGGTGATCGGTCGCAAGGTAATCCCCGGCCAGCAGCTGATGGCGAAGGTCCATGACCCGGCTTCGGGCCGCGGGTTCGAGCTGTGGTCGAACCAGCCGGGACTGCAATTCTACTCGGGCAATTTCTTCGACGCGACCAGCAGCGGGAAAGCCGGGAAAATCTATCGCATGGGCGATGCGATCGTGATGGAGCCGCAGAATTTCCCCGACGCGCCGAACCAGAAGGGATTCCCCAGCGCGCGGCTCGATCCGGGCCAGACCTATCGCAACGTGATGACCTATCGTCTCACCACCGGCGCAGCGCCGCGCAGGAAGCGCTGAGATGCTGGCGGCGGAGCGATCGTTGATCCGCCTCGCCGCCCTGTGCGCGGCCGTTCCCATAGTACTGGGAGCGGCCGTGGTCGCGCATGACGCACCGACCGCGTTCGCCGGTGCCGATCCGGATATCGAGGTCGCGGACGGCCGTTACTGGATCTATCCGACCAACAGCGGCGAAGGCGGGGCGGCGCGGCTATACGCATGGACGTCACGCGATCTGCGCACCTGGCAGCGTGACCGCGAATTGCTGCGGCTGGACGATATCGACTGGATCGCTGACGACGGTGCGCCGCGCCATTTTCTCTGGGCTCCCGACATGGTCGCCGCCAATGGCCGCTATTATCTCTATTATTCGGTCGGCCCGCAGAACCCGACGCCCAGCCGCATCGGGGTCGCCACGTGCGATACTCCGGCTGGCCCCTGTTCCGACAGCGGCAAGCCGCTGATCACCGGAGGCAACGGGTTCGAGGCGATCGATCCGGCGGTCTTCGTCGATCCTCGCGATGGCAGCCGGTATCTCTATGCCGGCGGCAGCGCGGGTGCGACGTTGCGGATGTGGCGGCTGAACCCGGACTTGACGTCGCTCGACCGCGAGATGCCGGTCGAGACGCCACCGCAGTTCACCGAGGGCGCGTTCGTGCATGAACGGAACGGCACCTACTATCTATCCTACTCCCATGGCTCGTGGCGGCATGCGACCTATTCGGTCCATTATGCCACGTCGCGTTCGCCGTCGGGTCCATGGGCGTATCGCGGCGCGATCCTGACCAGCGATGGGCGCTTCAAGGGGCCCGGGCACCACGCCTGTCTGCGCGACCCCGGCACTGGCCGCTGGCACATCGCTTATCATCGCTGGGAAGGCGAGCAGGGCGACGGCCCCTATAAGGGCCAGCGCCGCATCGTCGTGCAACCGATAACCTATGGGCCAGACGGCGCGATCGAACCTATTGCGATGCAGTGACGCGGCTCAGCGAGCCGCGCCTGCCTCTGCCGCATCGATCAGTTCCAGCACGTCTCCGATCAGCTCACGCATCGCGGTGCGCGCGCCGTCGGGATCGCGCCCGACGATCGCATCGCGCACTGCCGCGTGATCGGCGACGCTGGCGCTGCGTCCCTTGATCCGGTTGGTGAAGCGGATCGACGTGCGCAGCGCAGTCGTCACCACCTCCCGGAACTGCGCGTAGAACGGGTTTCCCGAGCCGCGCAGAATCGCGATGTGAAATGCGATGTCCGCCTCAAGCGTATCGTCATGCCCCTGCTCCGCCGCCTTCATGCGGTCTAGCCCGTCATTGATTCGCTGGAAATCGTCCGCGTCGGCGAACCGCGCGGCAAGTGCGGCGGCCTCGGGCTCGATCGCGACGCGCAACTGGTTGAACTGCTTGAGCAGCTCGACCGAAAATTGCCGTTCGAGCAGCCAGCGCAGCACATCGGTATCGAACAGGTTCCACGACGTGGTCGGCTGAACCACCGTTCCCTGACGCGGGCGCGCACTGAGCAGCCCCTTGGCGGTCAGCATCTTCACCGCCTCGCGTGTCACCGAACGGCTGACACCATGCTGCTTTGCCAGTTCGGCCTCGGTCGGGAATGCCTCGCGTTCAAATCGGCCGGTCACGATCGCGCGACCAAGATTGTCCAGCAGGCCATAGGTCAGGTTGCGCCCAAGCTCCGGCCGCCCCTCACCCCGAACCAGCGTTGATAACTCCATGGTCAACTGAACCGCCTCCCGCTCCCGTCCCTTATTGGCCGGCGCAATCATTGATAAGCGGAATGAGGCGCTAGACAAGACCAATTAATCAGATAAATGTACGCCCCGCGGCTGGAACCACGTCGCGCATCCTTGGAGGGGACCACAGCGATGACGAGTCTGTCGCAAATCGATCTGATTGTTGTGATCGTTTATGCCATCGGCATTTTCGGCCTGGCCCAATGGGTTAGTCGTGAAAAGGCAGGTCACGTCAAGGACAGCTCCGACTATTTCCTGGCGTCGAAAGCGCTCCCCTGGTGGGCGATCGGCGCCTCGTTGATCGCCGCGAATATCTCCGCCGAACAGATCGTCGGCATGTCCGGATCGGGCTATGCGATCGGTCTTGCCATCGCATCCTATGAATGGATGGCCGCGGTAACGCTGCTGATCGTCGGCAAATGGTTCCTGCCGATCTTCCTCAAGAACGAAATCTACACCATGCCGCAGTTCCTGGAACAGCGGTTCGGTCCGACGATCCGGACCGTGATGGCGGTGTTCTGGCTCGCACTCTACATCTTCGTGAACCTGACCTCGATCCTCTGGCTCGGTTCGATCGCGGTGACGCAGGTCGCGGGCGTCAACCAGGACGTCGCGCTGGTCGGCCTCGGCGTCTTCGCGCTCGTCTATCAGCTGCGCGGCGGGCTCAAGGCGGTGGCGCTGACCGATATCGTTCAGGTCACGCTGCTGATCTTTGGCGGTCTCGTCATCTCCTACCTGACGCTCAGCCAGATCGGCGGCGACGCCGGCGTGCTCGGCGGCTTTACGCGCCTGACCACCGAGCTGCCCGAGAAGTTCGACATGATCCTCTCGCAGGACAATCCCTTCTACAAGGATCTTCCGGGCCTGTCGGTGCTGATCGGCGGCATGTGGATCGCGAACCTCAGCTATTGGGGGTTCAACCAATATATCATCCAGCGCGCACTGGCGGCGAAGAACCTGTCCGAAGCGCAAAAGGGCGTGGTGTTCGCCGCATTCCTTAAATTGCTGATGCCGGTCATCATCGTGCTGCCGGGCATCGCTGCGGTGCTTCTGGCTCCCGATCTCGCCCGCCCCGACCAGGCCTATCCGACGATGATGAGCCTGTTGCCGGTCGGCCTGCTCGGCCTGGTCTTCGCGGCGCTGGTCGCGGCGATCATCGCGTCGATGGCGTCGAAGATCAATTCGATCGCAACGATCTTCACCCTCGATCTCTATGCCAAGATGAAGGGCGTGGAGAGCCGTGCGCTGGACGCCGGCGGCGACGCCACGCTGACCGCAGGGCATGAAAAGCAGCTGGTGCTGGTCGGGCGGATCGCGGCGGTCGTAGCGACCATCGCCGCGATCCTGACTGCGCGCCCGCTGCTCGGCAGCCTCGATCAGGCCTTCCAGTATAT
This genomic interval carries:
- a CDS encoding FadR/GntR family transcriptional regulator — its product is MELSTLVRGEGRPELGRNLTYGLLDNLGRAIVTGRFEREAFPTEAELAKQHGVSRSVTREAVKMLTAKGLLSARPRQGTVVQPTTSWNLFDTDVLRWLLERQFSVELLKQFNQLRVAIEPEAAALAARFADADDFQRINDGLDRMKAAEQGHDDTLEADIAFHIAILRGSGNPFYAQFREVVTTALRTSIRFTNRIKGRSASVADHAAVRDAIVGRDPDGARTAMRELIGDVLELIDAAEAGAAR
- a CDS encoding aldose epimerase family protein; the encoded protein is MATKSAYLVAAAAACILGGAAEAATAKRGSFGKLSDGRAVASVTLANGRGVSVTMIAYGATIQSVVMPDRNGRKADVALGYDKIDLYETKPQYFGGIVGRFGNRLAEGKFTLDGKTYQTPVNNGKNALHGGTKGFDKVLWDVVSVKSGPTASVTFRYVSRDGEMGYPGTLTVDAIHLLDEKNHLTIEYRATTDKATVVNLTNHNYWNLSGEGSANGAMGHVVMIPAQTYLPTDDGAIPTGEFKSVAGTVFDFRTPRAVGDRVRDARDQQIVWGRGYDHNWVIGRKVIPGQQLMAKVHDPASGRGFELWSNQPGLQFYSGNFFDATSSGKAGKIYRMGDAIVMEPQNFPDAPNQKGFPSARLDPGQTYRNVMTYRLTTGAAPRRKR
- a CDS encoding family 43 glycosylhydrolase; amino-acid sequence: MLAAERSLIRLAALCAAVPIVLGAAVVAHDAPTAFAGADPDIEVADGRYWIYPTNSGEGGAARLYAWTSRDLRTWQRDRELLRLDDIDWIADDGAPRHFLWAPDMVAANGRYYLYYSVGPQNPTPSRIGVATCDTPAGPCSDSGKPLITGGNGFEAIDPAVFVDPRDGSRYLYAGGSAGATLRMWRLNPDLTSLDREMPVETPPQFTEGAFVHERNGTYYLSYSHGSWRHATYSVHYATSRSPSGPWAYRGAILTSDGRFKGPGHHACLRDPGTGRWHIAYHRWEGEQGDGPYKGQRRIVVQPITYGPDGAIEPIAMQ
- a CDS encoding sodium/sugar symporter — translated: MTSLSQIDLIVVIVYAIGIFGLAQWVSREKAGHVKDSSDYFLASKALPWWAIGASLIAANISAEQIVGMSGSGYAIGLAIASYEWMAAVTLLIVGKWFLPIFLKNEIYTMPQFLEQRFGPTIRTVMAVFWLALYIFVNLTSILWLGSIAVTQVAGVNQDVALVGLGVFALVYQLRGGLKAVALTDIVQVTLLIFGGLVISYLTLSQIGGDAGVLGGFTRLTTELPEKFDMILSQDNPFYKDLPGLSVLIGGMWIANLSYWGFNQYIIQRALAAKNLSEAQKGVVFAAFLKLLMPVIIVLPGIAAVLLAPDLARPDQAYPTMMSLLPVGLLGLVFAALVAAIIASMASKINSIATIFTLDLYAKMKGVESRALDAGGDATLTAGHEKQLVLVGRIAAVVATIAAILTARPLLGSLDQAFQYIQEFSGFVTPGITVIFLLGLFWPRATELGALVGAVASVVLSFIFWFPADWGGVAALNAVPFMNRMMIVFFASLALAVVVSLARPARADSNRITMQGVSFGTTTSFNIASVIIVLILIALYVTWW